The genomic segment GAAGATCGAGATCTACTCCGACGTCCTGTGCCCGTGGTGCTACATCGGCAAGCGCCGGATAGCCGCCGCCCTGGACGGCTTCGCCCACCGCGACGAGCTGGAGATCGTCTGGCGCAGCTTCGAGCTCGCCCCGGGCGAGGGCAGCGAGCCCGGCCCGACGGCGGCCGAGGCCATGGCCGAGTGGACGGCCCCGGACGTGCTGCCGGGCCGGATCGAACTGATCAAGTCCCAGGGCCGGCAGGAGGGTCTGGAGCTCAACCTCCACAAGTCCCGCCCCGTGGGCACCTTCGACGCGCACCGGCTGACCCACTTCGCGGCCGAGCGCGGCCTGCTGGAGCCGGTCATGGAGCGGCTGTTCCACGCGTACCACACCGAGGCCCTCAACGTCGGGGACCGCGAGGTGCTGGTGCGGCTGGCGGGCGAGGCCGGGCTGGACGAGGACGAGGCCCGCGAGGTGCTGGAGAGCGACCGCTACGCGGACGCCGTGGTCGCCGACGGGAACCGCGCCCGCCAGTTCAACGTGACGGGCGTGCCGTCGGTCGTCATCGACGGCCGCATGCCGGTCTCCGGCGTGCAGGCGCCCGAGAAGCTGCTCACCTTCATCGAGCGCGCGTGGGAGCGGGCGCAGAAGGAGCCGGCGGCGTCCGTCTGAGGACGCCGCGAGGAGCCGGCGGCGGGTCCCCAGGCCGCCGCCACCAACAGTGATCTCCGCAGGTCCGTAGGGGTCCGCGCAGGTCCGCCCCAGGCCGAAAACCCGCTGCCACGGCCGGAATTCGATCCGCTCTCCATCGGGACTCCAGCCGCCTTCCGGAGTCTGTTCCCGGCGCTGGAATTGCTCCACGCCGTCTGAGAGAGGAAATGCAGTGCAGCACAAGTGGAAGCTGACGGGCGGACTTGCGGCCTCACTGGGGCTTGCTCTGACGGGGATCATGTCCTCGGCCGGAACGGCGAGTGCCGACACCGCGACGAAGACGCTCGATTACACCTGCCAGACCCGGTACGACGGCAACTGGATCCCGGTTCCGTACGCGCGTGACTTCACGACCACGGCGCCGGCCAAGGTCGCCCCGGGTCAGACCTTCAAGGTCACCTTCGACTCCGCCCCGATCAAGGCCGTGGCGGACTTCAACAAGCGCCTCAACACCGTGAACATCGCGTACAAGGTGCCGGCCAACGCCAAGGTCGTCGGCTACAAGCTGACCGGCGGCAGCAACCTCGGCTCCGCGAAGCAGTGGGTGGAGCGCAACGGCACCAACTTCGCCGTCAAGTCCGACGGCGAGTGGGCCGGCGGCGTCGAGTTCGACTTCCCGAACCTGGAGGTCACGCTCAAGGCCCCGACCACCAACGGCGCCATCCTCACCACCGGCGCGGGCGGCTCCAGCTTCAGCGACCCGGCCTTCTCCTGGAACCGGCTGCAGACCCAGCTGAACACCTGGGACCCGTTCCAGTGCTACGCCGACCCGGCCAAGCCGGTGACGTTCTCGACCACCCAGGTCGGTTACTGACCCAGCGGGTGACCGTCCCGGGCGCGGCTGCCGGAATGCCTCCCGGCAGCCGCGCCCGGGCGTCCGCCGCGCCGAAGTCCGCCGAACGAGAACGGGCACGTGATGAGCAGCGCAGTACAGCCTCCCGAGGACGCCGTACGGCCTTCCGGGGACCGGACCGTCGTCGCCGTCATCGGCGCGGGCACCATCGGGCTCGGCTGGATCGCCCTCTTCCTGGACCGGGGGCTCCGGGTCCGGGTCAACAGCAGACGCCCCGACGCCGAGCGGGTGGTCAGGGAGGGCCTCGCGGTCTTCGCCCCCACCCTGCCGGGCGGGCCCGCCGACGTCGACATGCTCATGGAGCACGTGGAGTTCGAGCCCGACATGGCCCGCGCCGTCCGCGGCGCGGCGGTCGTGCAGGAGAACGCACCCGACGACCTCGCCCTCAAGCAGGAGCTCTTCCGTACGGTCGAGCAGGCCGCTCCCGCGGAAGCCCTCCTGCTGTCCTCCACGTCCAAGCTGCTGCCCGACGACATGGGCGCGCTGATGGCCGAGCCGGGACGCGTCGTCGTGGGACACCCCTTCAACCCGCCGCACGTCGTCCCCCTGGTCGAGGTCGTCGGCGGCCGGCACACCCCCGCCGGGCTGATCGACGAGGTCACGGCGTTCTACCGGGCGGTGGGCAAGGTCCCCGTCGTCGTCCGCAAGCCCGTACCGCGCTTCGTCGCCAACCGCCTGCAGTCCGCGCTGCTGAGGGAGAGCATCCACCTCGTGCAGGAGGGCGTCGTCACGATGGCCGAACTCGACGCCGTCGTCACGCAGTCGATCGGCCTGCGCTGGGCCGTCGTGGGGCCGTTCGAGGCCTTCCACCTGGGCGGCGGCGAGGGCGGCCTGCGCCGCTGGCTGGGCGGCACGGCACCCGGCCTGGAGCGCGCCTGGCGCGCCACCGCCGTCCCGGCCCTGACGCCGGACGCCGTCGAGGCGCTCGGCGCCGAGGCGGACCGGACCTTCGGCACGGACCACGCCGCGCTATCGCGCGCCCGTGACGAGAAGCAGAACGCCGTGCTCGACGCGCTCGCGCGGATCGACGCCCGGCACCAGTCACACAGGGAAGACGAGAACATGGAACCCCAGCCCCAGTCCCAGCCTCAGCAGACCCAGCCGGCCCAGCAGCCCGAACCCCACGTCGTGGACTTCTGGTTCGACCCGCTGTGTCCCTTCGCCTGGATCGCCTCCCGGTGGATCACCGAGGTGGCCGAGAAGGCCCCGGTGACCGTCCGCTGGCACGCGATGAGCCTGGCCCTGCTCAACAGCGGCAAGGACATGCCCGAGGCGCGGCGCACGATGCTCGGCCTCTACTGGGGCCCGGTCCGGGTCCTGGCCGCCGCCCGCGCCGCCCACGGCGACGCCGTCACCGGCCCGCTCTACACGGCGATGGGCTCCCGCTTCCACGCCCCCGGCGGCATCTTCGAGCCGGTCCGCACCGCCCCGGCGGAGGAGTTCCGCGCGGCGATGATCGAGGGGCTGAGCAGGACGCGCCCGGACATCGAGGCGGCCCTGGCCGAGACCGGGCTGCCCGCCGGTCTGATCGACGCGATGGACGACGACCGCTGGGACGACGACCTGCGCGCCTCGCACGACCGGGTGCCCTCGGACGGCCTCGGCCAGGAGCTGATCGGCGTCCCGACGATCTCCGTGGACGGCGGCGCGGGCCAGTTCGGCCCGGTCCTGACGGAGATACCGCGCGGCGAGCGGGCGGTACGGCTCTGGGAGGCCTTCCGGACCCTGGCCGGCGACCCGGCGTTCTTCGAACTGAAGCAGAGCACGGGGCGCACCGAGCCCCTGACCCACTGACCCACCGATCCGACGGTCCGACGATGCGACCGAATCAACTGGAGGAATCTCAGATGCGTGTGATCCGTATCCGTGAGTTCGGGGGCCCGGAGGTCATGCGGGTCGAGGAGACCCCCGTGCCGCAGCCGGGTCCGGGCGAGGTGCTGATCGCCGCCGAGGCGATCAGCGTGGGCTTCGCGCAGACGCAGATGCGGCGCAACATCTTCCCCGCGCCGATGTGGCGGCCCGAGTTCCCGATCGTGCTCGGCGGCGACGTCATCGGCCGCGTCGCGGGCGTGGGCGCCGGGGTGACGGGCTTCCGCGAGGGCGACCGGGTCGGCGCGTTCACGCTCCACGGGGCGTACGCCGACTACGTGGTCGTCGATGCGGAAACGGTTCTGTCCGTGCCGGAGGGCCTCGACGCCGCACAGGCCACCGCCCTCCCCTCGCCCGGCCCCATCGGCACCGGCACCCTGGGCACGGCCGGCCTGCGCCCGGGCGAGAGCGTCCTGGTGCACGCCGCGTCCGGCGGCATCGGCCACCTGAGCGTGCAGTGGGCCAAGGCCCACGGCGCCGGCCCGGTCATCGCCACCGCGAGCTCGGCCGAGAAGCTCGACTTCGCCCGCGCCCTCGGCGCCGACGTCGTCGTCGACTACAGCCGCGAGGGCTGGGTCGACGAGGTCCGCGAGGCCACCGGCGGCGCCGGCGTCGACATCATCCTCGACAGCATCGGCGGCGACGTCCTCCGCCAGGGCGTCGGCCTGCTGGCCCCCTTCGGCCGCCTGGTCTTCTACGGCTCCGCGGGCGGCGGCCTGGAGATCCCCCGGATCTCGCCCATGGAACTCATCGAGATGAAGTTCATCACCGGCTTCGCCCTGTCCCGCTGGCGCGCCGCCCGCCCCAAGGAGTACCTCGCCAACCACGAGGAGCTGGCCGCCGGCCTCGCCGACGGCACGATCCGGCACGCGGTGCACGCCACGTACCCCCTCGAAGAGGTCGGCCGGGCCCACGAGGAGATCGAGTCCCGGGCCCACATCGGGCGCATCGTGCTGCTCCCCTGACACCCCCGAACCGAGATTGGAACCGCCTTGCCGGACACGAACGCCCTGAGCCCCACCCGCCTCGCCGTGATCGTCGGCAGCACCCGCAAGGACCGCTTCGGTCCGGTCGTCGCCGACTGGTTCACCGCCCACGCCCGTGAGCGCGCCGACCTGGACGTCGACGTCATCGACCTGGCCGAGGCCGACCTGCCGCACGTCCTGGAGGGAGCCGGCGAGGACGGCACGCACCCCTCGGCGGCGGTGCGCGCCTTCGCGGCGCGGATCGACCGGGCGGACGTCTTCGCCGTCATCACGCCCGAGTACAACCGCGGTTACCCCGCCTCGCTCAAGCAGGCCATCGACTCGGTGTACACCGAGTTCCACGCCAAGCCGGTCGGCTTCGTCAGCTACTCCGGCGGTGCGACCGGCGGCGTGCGCGCCGTCGAGCAGCTCCGTACGGTCTTCGCCGAGCTCCACACCGTGACCCTGCGGGACGGCGTGGCCATCCCCTCCGCCTTCGCCGCCTTCGACGACGACGGGCAGCCGCGGGACACCGAAGGCGTCAACGGCGCCGCGAAGAAGCTGCTCGACCAGCTGCTGTGGTGGGCCGTCGCCCTGCGCGAGGCGCGGGCCAAGACGCCGTACGCCGCCTGACGGTCCGCGGGCCGTGGTGGTCCGGCCGCCCGCGCCCGGCCGACAGAGCACCGTCCTGAAACGTCCAACATCCCACGTCCTAGGGAGCGATGTGTCCCGCCGCCTGTTCACTTCGGAGTCCGTGACCGAGGGTCACCCCGACAAGATCGCTGACCAGATCAGCGACACCATTCTCGACGCCCTGCTCAAGGAGGACCCGACCTCCCGCGTGGCCGTCGAGACCCTGATCACCACCGGCCTGGTGCACGTGGCCGGCGAGGTGACGACGAAGGCGTACGCGCCGATCGCCTCGCTCGTGCGCAACAAAATCCTCGAGATCGGCTACGACTCCTCGACGAAGGGTTTCGACGGTTCTTCGTGCGGTGTCTCGGTGTCGATCGGCGCGCAGTCGCCGGACATCGCCCAGGGTGTCGACACGGCCTACGAGTCGCGGGTGGAGGGTGACGAGGACGAGCTCGACCGGCAGGGCGCGGGCGACCAGGGTCTGATGTTCGGCTACGCGTGCGACGAGACGCCCGAGCTGATGCCGCTGCCGATCCACCTGGCGCACCGGCTCTCGCGCCGTCTGTCGGAGGTCCGCAAGAACGGGACCGTTCCGTACCTGCGGCCCGACGGCAAGACCCAGGTGACGATCGAGTACGACGGCAACAAGGCCGTCCGCCTCGACACGGTCGTGGTGTCCTCGCAGCACGCGTCGGACGTCGACCTGGACTCTCTTCTGGCTCCCGACATCCGTAAGTTCGTCGTCGAGCACGTCCTCAAGGAGCTGGTGGAGGACGGCATCGCACTGGACACCGACGGCTACCGGCTGCTGGTCAACCCCACGGGTCGCTTCGAGATCGGCGGCCCGATGGGTGACGCGGGTCTGACCGGTCGGAAGATCATCATCGACACGTACG from the Streptomyces roseifaciens genome contains:
- a CDS encoding quinone oxidoreductase family protein, giving the protein MRVIRIREFGGPEVMRVEETPVPQPGPGEVLIAAEAISVGFAQTQMRRNIFPAPMWRPEFPIVLGGDVIGRVAGVGAGVTGFREGDRVGAFTLHGAYADYVVVDAETVLSVPEGLDAAQATALPSPGPIGTGTLGTAGLRPGESVLVHAASGGIGHLSVQWAKAHGAGPVIATASSAEKLDFARALGADVVVDYSREGWVDEVREATGGAGVDIILDSIGGDVLRQGVGLLAPFGRLVFYGSAGGGLEIPRISPMELIEMKFITGFALSRWRAARPKEYLANHEELAAGLADGTIRHAVHATYPLEEVGRAHEEIESRAHIGRIVLLP
- a CDS encoding NADPH-dependent FMN reductase; amino-acid sequence: MPDTNALSPTRLAVIVGSTRKDRFGPVVADWFTAHARERADLDVDVIDLAEADLPHVLEGAGEDGTHPSAAVRAFAARIDRADVFAVITPEYNRGYPASLKQAIDSVYTEFHAKPVGFVSYSGGATGGVRAVEQLRTVFAELHTVTLRDGVAIPSAFAAFDDDGQPRDTEGVNGAAKKLLDQLLWWAVALREARAKTPYAA
- a CDS encoding DsbA family oxidoreductase; the encoded protein is MKIEIYSDVLCPWCYIGKRRIAAALDGFAHRDELEIVWRSFELAPGEGSEPGPTAAEAMAEWTAPDVLPGRIELIKSQGRQEGLELNLHKSRPVGTFDAHRLTHFAAERGLLEPVMERLFHAYHTEALNVGDREVLVRLAGEAGLDEDEAREVLESDRYADAVVADGNRARQFNVTGVPSVVIDGRMPVSGVQAPEKLLTFIERAWERAQKEPAASV
- a CDS encoding 3-hydroxyacyl-CoA dehydrogenase NAD-binding domain-containing protein, which translates into the protein MSSAVQPPEDAVRPSGDRTVVAVIGAGTIGLGWIALFLDRGLRVRVNSRRPDAERVVREGLAVFAPTLPGGPADVDMLMEHVEFEPDMARAVRGAAVVQENAPDDLALKQELFRTVEQAAPAEALLLSSTSKLLPDDMGALMAEPGRVVVGHPFNPPHVVPLVEVVGGRHTPAGLIDEVTAFYRAVGKVPVVVRKPVPRFVANRLQSALLRESIHLVQEGVVTMAELDAVVTQSIGLRWAVVGPFEAFHLGGGEGGLRRWLGGTAPGLERAWRATAVPALTPDAVEALGAEADRTFGTDHAALSRARDEKQNAVLDALARIDARHQSHREDENMEPQPQSQPQQTQPAQQPEPHVVDFWFDPLCPFAWIASRWITEVAEKAPVTVRWHAMSLALLNSGKDMPEARRTMLGLYWGPVRVLAAARAAHGDAVTGPLYTAMGSRFHAPGGIFEPVRTAPAEEFRAAMIEGLSRTRPDIEAALAETGLPAGLIDAMDDDRWDDDLRASHDRVPSDGLGQELIGVPTISVDGGAGQFGPVLTEIPRGERAVRLWEAFRTLAGDPAFFELKQSTGRTEPLTH
- the metK gene encoding methionine adenosyltransferase, with the translated sequence MSRRLFTSESVTEGHPDKIADQISDTILDALLKEDPTSRVAVETLITTGLVHVAGEVTTKAYAPIASLVRNKILEIGYDSSTKGFDGSSCGVSVSIGAQSPDIAQGVDTAYESRVEGDEDELDRQGAGDQGLMFGYACDETPELMPLPIHLAHRLSRRLSEVRKNGTVPYLRPDGKTQVTIEYDGNKAVRLDTVVVSSQHASDVDLDSLLAPDIRKFVVEHVLKELVEDGIALDTDGYRLLVNPTGRFEIGGPMGDAGLTGRKIIIDTYGGMARHGGGAFSGKDPSKVDRSAAYAMRWVAKNVVAAGLASRCEVQVAYAIGKAEPVGLFVETFGTNTVDTDKIETAIAEVFDLRPAAIIRDLDLLRPIYAQTAAYGHFGRELPDFTWERTDRVTALKKAAGA